The region CGGGAAAAGTTTACATCTAACTATTCCTACAAGActgaaaggagggagagacagcagagatGGCAAGTCAAGCACAGAAGCCGCCCCAGCTGCACCTGGCTGAGCTCACCGCAGCGCAGTTCATCGACATCTGGAAACATTTTGACGCAGACGGTCAGTGCGCGCAAGTGTCCACCAATCTGATGAATGTGGCGTTAACTTAGATGTCAATTAGTGTTTATTAGAAGCTAAAAAAATATAACCGTGAGAAACGTCTGTTGTCTGTAGAAACTGCATATGCTGTATTACAATAATTTTGTTTCCAGTGAGAGTTTAattccttttctgtgttttcaaagaAATTATCCGGTGAAGTCAGCGCTTTGTTTCAAAACCAGCAACATGAAAATTGTTATTACTGTGAGAAAATGATATATTTGTTCAAGGTAATTTAAATTGAATGCGTATATACATATGGGGACATGTTTTGGATGTCGGTGTTGATTTTTGAGATTtactttcttaaaaaaaaagaaagaaaaaaatagcacACTTCATGTATCTGGTAAAGCTCtcagaaataaatgtttaatgatcTTATGTGCAGCATCCCCGTAACATCCTGTAATATCATTTATGTTGTGACTTCGTTTgcagtgttttaaatgtgtcagaaaatctactgtgtttttttttttgacggTGAGAGAAATTACATAAGAATCCGTCGGAGTTAAGTTATAGAGAGGAAGGCTGGAAAAGAGGGAATGAAAGAGataagagagggaaagagagggagaatgagggagtgaaggagagaaggaggtagGGAGGAATGAAAGgatgcagaggagggaggacgaaatagagagacagagagagagcagagggagggagggagggagggagagtgaaaaggtgagagagggggaggatgtCAGAGTGAGGAGTGTTTTCTACTGGAGTTTATTGGGAGGAGCTTGTGACTCTGAGAGCTTACTGGGAATGAACTGGagggatgggaactgtgtgtgtgtgtgtgtgtgtgtgtgtgtgtgtgtgtatgtgtgttcttgtacttgctacatagtgaggactaAAGTACACATTTTATTGGCAGAGtaaggacatttttgggaagtgaggacattttggccagtCACAAGACTTTGCTGTAGGTCAAGGTTAGAGTTAGAATTAGGGTTAGGCATTTAattgtgatggttaaggttagggtcgGGGGCTGGGGAATGCATTATATCAATTagggtcctcacaaagataacAGCacaaatatatgtgtgtgattgtcaAGTACAGTAAACCTCAAAATTACACTTAAGTTCAGTAGTTAAATGCATTTACCTGGTTACTTTTCATCACTGCATACAGTCTGATCATTAGACAGTCAGACACTCCGAAGATTCAGTCTCGGTTCTGATGTTTGGAAAATGTCCTagcaagcagcagcaggattatTTTCTGAAGCCAGTcaaaaaaagttctgtttttttttattctgaagcCCTTTCAAAACCCTGTCCAATAAACTCACAATTTATTTTCCTCAAGCAATATAGCCTGACAGCACTATAGCATCCCATAAAGCCTCCCTCCTACCAGCAGACAGTGTTGGTTTGTTTTAACCATTTCTGTGATCTTTCCCTATCCACAGTAGATTTTCTGATTAGATtgtgttttagattttagattagATGGTGCAGATGGGTCAGAAGATGGTCACATTAATCATTTTTGTAACAGTTGTAAAGGTTTTTAAAATGCACTGATAAACAAAttacatatttaatcattttattttacacatattGGCTATTCAAGTGACATTTCAGGGACACAGATGTTCAACTAATGTTTATCTTAAAAGAggtcacattttttaaaacatttacaggtGTGTCTTACTATGTAATGGGAGAAAAAACAGATAGTTGGTGTAAATGGAAAACCAATCAATGGCTAATTGATCCAGAAGTTGTCAGACCTGTGCAGCTGCAGTGAAGTTCAGGGGTTAAGTGTTCAGCTCAAGGGCACCACTCTAGTGATGAAAAGGTTGAAGAGACTATAGCAAATTACTCTCCTGCCTAGATGGATAGAATCACAGTCTAAATACCAtaagtgacagaaaaatgtttgttttttgggcCCACAACTATGAAGAAATGTATCATCTAATACAACCATAAGTAAAccactgtgagaaaaaaaattgatgCTGCAAATTGGAAGCAGACCAAATAAAATTTGGAATTCCACAATGGACCTCAATGTTTTACTGGTAAAATTAATCAGTCATATAGAAGATGGTTGCTGCAGGGGAATAGAGTCTTGCACCTCACCACAGAAATAGTCTCACTCAAAGTAAACtcaagaaacaaacactgagTCCGCTCACTAAAACGATCTATTTTGGGGGACATTTTGGTGATGGATGATGTTGGTTGAGAGCATCAGCAACAGGTTGTTTTCTTgaccacagctgcagcacagcagtgacTGACTGGACTGAAGCTGCTACTGCCTGCAGCGAAAACTAGGACAAATAGAACAGGCGAGAATTTCAATGGTTTGAAGGAAGCAGCAGTGTGACTCGTGGGCTTTTCACTATATTTAGCAAGTCACCATTGTTTTGGGTGTGAAcctctttgttgttttcagtcgTCGTGAGTTAGACAGCTGGATTGTTTTTTCGAGGTGCCATTGAGCAATCGGCAGCTAAGCACTGTTTAAAGATGTTTTGGGAGGAGGTGAGCTGCATCTGCTCAGTGTGCAGTGGTTCACACTTCATGTGGCAGCTCAGATTTGTCATGCAGCTGAACTGGCAACAAGCCCCAATAACTCAGAAGACAGTTACATTATGTGGGCTTTCTTATATGTCACGGGATTTGAACACTCTCATACTTCATCGTAGATAATTTGTTACTCttaactgtttttattcactggTTTCAGTTCTATAGCAGAATCCAAAAGTGTAAACTGGACTGGTTAGCtaacaattaaatcaaattattaaTAACATAAATTTAAGGCTGCTGAGACAAACTCAAGTAAATAATTCGAGGACATCATGTCTAATTTCATAACATGTTAGGAGATGATGCTGTAACAGTACAAGGTAGTTAATGATATTCAATAAGAGTTCACTTTGGGCCAGTCAGATCAAGAGCTGTCGTTTGTCCAGCAGTGATCTTCACTGTTGGTACATGAGAAGGAAATAGGTGATTCCTTGATGTCCTTGAGGGACAACAAGAACACATTCagatacacaaaaacacatcatttacttTAGTGGAGCTATGGTCTTGGCCTACAGTGCTATCCACCACTCTGCTAACACTGTTATGCAAATGAATTGTGTATAATCTCCTTCTTGCATCCATTTTGTCACACTTGATCTGCGTGAACCCAACTCTGCAGAGCCAGCTGTGAATGGCCAGTCAAGCAAGACAGATGCTGTACTCAGTAAAATAATTACTGCTTTAGCTAATACTGAGTGCTGAGTCACTTAGTcccaaaaatatatttctttggATGCTTGTgcacaaatatgtaaaaatagtttTGCAGtaactttattttgtattcagtAGTCATCATCATCTCTAAATTAAGGCACAGATAAATAACTATAAGAAACTTTATAAATGTCTGTTATAGTGAAGATGCTACATTATGAAATCTTTTCAGGGCTTAGTGGCCAGTCgctccaccactttggtccaaactAAAATATCTAAACAACTATTGAACATATTCCCATaaaatttggttcagacattcatgtgtCCCTCAAGATAAATGGCAATCTCTTTGATCCCATGACTTTTCATGCAGATCCACCATGAGGATGACATTcgtggttttgagtgaaatctCTTGGCAACTATCAGATGGATTACCTTTAAATGTCATATCCCCCTCAGGGTGAACCGTAATAACTTGGGTGATCCCCTGatttttcatctagtgccatcatcaacACTTTGGTGCCTGACTGGATGCCTCAGCTGAACTTTATGTTTGGTGCTAATTAGaagatgttagcatgctaacacacatcCTAAAACTAATTTGGTGATCATGGTAAACATTAAGCCTTTCTTTGCATTTTAATCTCTGAAACAGAaagttcatatttttttcacaatGTTCTTTGCCAAACCTGAACTGCCGTAAGACTTAATCATACAAAACAGGGTGTAAACTATAGTGTAGTGACATTGTTTCTGTCCAAATTGTAGCTCCTGACAGGCCACTTGGGGTTGTTATAGGAAATAATATAATGAAAGATTACTGCATTCCCCTTTGTTTAAGTGGTAGGTCTTTTTTGACTTCTTTTGACTCTTTAATTGTAATAGAAAGTacattttgtattcttttttcTCCATATGTCAATCAATACTACTGCAGATACAGATATGATCATTTGATTTCATAACTAACAGTTTGGTAcaacattttatcatttgaCTAACAATGGGTAATCTATGCATTACTTCTGTCTGAGTCTGAATGCTCACTTATGGTAGGAAATTATTAGCAGTTTAAGCCTGAAAGTGAAACTAAACTGCAGATGAATGTCAGGTTATACTGATGCAGCCTTGTCTCGGCCTGCTTTGTTTCCACACCCAAAGCTTTGTATTCCTGCAGAGATTTGTTTATATCTAAAACACCGGCTCAACCAAGGCACAGATGGTGACATGGGGCACCTATCAAATACAGTGTGCAAATGAATCTGAGTAGGGAGACgagaggaagggggaggtgagagagaaaatgatcaCAAAGGAAAGGAGATGAGAAGATAAGAGATTAAGAGATGAAGAGGGGGGGCTGGGTGGATCTCTGCATTTTATTCTATACATCTGTGAGTTTTTCTGATTTGGAATAACAATTTTATGAATGCTTATTTGAGTAAGGCATGACCTCCTAAccatccccctcccctccatccccGCTCGGATTTTAGACAGATGGGACTCATTCTTATGATTAAACAGGGGACGCTGAATGTCCTGTATGTTACTCTGTGACTTGCAGGAAAACCAGTGAagtaaattattatattaaatcatCCCCAGTCATGTGGCTGTCATAAGAAGTTCAAATCTAGACACGTGACAGAATGCCCCAATAAGCATCAGTCTGACTGCACACTTTCACCCTCTTAGGCAAAAAAACACTCATTATACTGCGTGTACTCCAAATGCACTGggctcttgtttttttctcttgcagCACATCGCTGAATCTCCAATCTCCAATCCCCGCCACTGCTAAATACCAATTTGGCTCATAATACATGAATGTGAATAGAGAGTATTCTCCAGAcgtgtgcttgtttttgtgaaGCATGCCTTCTGTTCATCAAAGTCAGTTTTCTGTTATGTGGAGATGATATAACATGTGTTAATCTTATTTCAAACTATTGTAGTGCTCCAGGCTTCACTCAAAACATGAATACCCAGAATTGTGTTTTTGACTTGTGCACAGAGTTTGGAGCTAAACCCACCAAATGCTCTGAGAAAAACTGATTTAAGTATGTATACATTCTGTACACAGTCCAAGAAAGCAGCTCTGTAAACCGCTTACTTGGATCCAATCACAGAGGACTTGAGACTGGGCGAGCGCTCTGGGTTTGGTGGCTGTTCCAAAATTTAAAGAGCCCTAGTAAACTTTAATCTTTCATCCACATTTAAGTCTTCCATCAAACTTTTGAACAGTCAATCAAGCTTGAGGCGACTTAAAAGCTTCACATTTGTGCCAGACTAATTTAATCCAGACTAATTTAGTTCCTCTGGTCCTCCACAGGAAACGGTTACATCGAAGGGAAGGAGCTGGAGAACTTCTTCAAAGAGCTGGAGACTGCAAGGCGAGGAACAGGCGTGGTGAGTGTTTGCTCACTTTTCAGAATACTTCTGTTGCAAGTGACTCGTGTAGCTGACACATGttaatataaatacatttttctgcttgattttccacaacaaatTGTTCAGCTCAATCCATCATTTGACAAAATAAGATGAGGATATATTATTTTAGCAAAGACAACCCTGTCTCCAGAAATTAGTCATACGCTACAATTTGTTTTGCAAATTATGTATTAACgtgaaaaatacagtaaatgttacCTGggtaatatttatatatatatggattATAGCAGGAAGTGCCACATTTATGCACCTCAGTCTGGCCAGTGGGTATTCAAAGTGACCTTTCCCTCGCATCATTAAAGTTTTCAGTATGACCATTTTGCGACTCGCTATACACATTAGTAAACCACCTTTCCTCATTATGTGGATAGGAAACTGGGTTATCAAGATTAGATTTAACCAAAACTAAGTTGTTGTAGTGGTAATATAAGCGTCTTTTGCAGAGGAATATTCTCAATATTAGTCTCAATTATTCTATATGTTTAAATTACAGACCACATtatctctcttgtctctttgaTCTGTGATTTGATGTGTTTGCAGGATCCTTCAAATGCTGCATTCAAAGAAAAGATGAAGGAGTTCATGGCCAGCTTTGACAAGAACGCTGATGGGAGAATTGAGATGTCAGAGGTGAGAAGTAATTGAATGCGTTAACTTCTAGGGTGTCCTATAGTGGGCTAATGCTTAAGACTCAAAAAGTGTATCCACATCATCCCTGGTCATAACCCTTCTTCTCTccctatatatgtatatacatatatatatatatgtgtgtatgtgtgtgtgtgtaggtgaacCTATCCATTACgacaaaactgtcaaaaaataaaagaaagaatataaaaataaaatatgcagtaCGTCTCTGGAATAATAACAATTCTGCCTCATTATCTTTTACTCTGTAGTTGGCTCAGCTTCTTCCCACAGAGGAAAACTTCCTGCTCTGTTTCAGAGAGTTTGTGGGATCCAGCTCTGAGTTCATGGCTGTAAGTgtgtatatattacattatgCTCTTACGTTCATCAAAACTGATTCAATTTAATGGTGGtaaataatttagattttacaATGAACATCCCAAAGGGCCTCTGTTAGCCTTCACCTGTTTAAGTCGGCAGTGCCAGTCCATGCTGTGGACAGTGACTCCTTTTGTTTCCCTGAAAACTAAAGAACAGTCCAGTAAGGGTGTAAATGTTGATTTAAGGTCTGCATGCTGTATCTCCAACTCCAAGTCTTCAGTGACAGCATAAAGGTAGCTTAAACTGTCCAAGtagattaaacaaaacatttaaatgaaacgAATTGTCTGTTCTCAATACCTATAAATTAGTTGATGGCGGCTTTTGTGGAATTATTATCAGTTATTATCAAACCAAACATGAACTCCAATTTCAAAGATAGTAGGGATAACTTTTAAACAGATCATTTAAGCAGGTATGTGATACCCACTACTTAACAACATCACATTTGACCCCCATGTCAAGAAAACCATCAGAAACCTCTCGCCTCCTTCAGCTGCACATGTTAAAACaattaaagagaaaacagtgaaggaTCGGACAACTGGTCCTCTGTGATTGAAAATAAcctgcacattcacacacttggTGGACTCGGACTTGGGTGGAGGAGGGTTTTCAGTGGTGGTGTGATGTTCAGGCTCTGTGTGTTAAAGCTATTCTCAGACAGCCATACATTATGAATGGAGCACAGCTTTCTGCAGGGGAGAGGCAGTGAGTGCTGGAGGGGTTTGGGTATCCATCTTTGATAAGGGCTTTGACAAATTCTATATTTACACAATGTCACATGACACCCTCGTACcactgtcatttcttttcagttcAGTCTCTTTATCCTCAGCTAATATATAGAGAAGTTCTGCCAATCTTAAAGTCAGAGTGTGTATTTACTCGTCTTCGTGGTTAAAATTGCATGCTTGTTTTCTGAAAGCTGCTGTAACAACATTACTCTTCTCCTGCAGGCCTGGCGGAGGTATGACTCTGACCGGAGTGGATACATCGAGTCAAATGAGCTGAGggtaaaacaaaatatatcaaacTCTGCCTTAAAGTGACTTTCTTGCAGAATCATTCAGAGTGCATCCAAATGACACAGCTGCACTGACAGCTGAACATCCCTCTCACGGAGGTTTAGTAGTTCTGACATTTAGACCTCCATCTCGGCAAAAACATGCACCTCTTTGTTCTGCATCTGACTCACAAAGTATTAAAAAACGTCCTTACACATGATAATCATAGTCAGTAATAGTCAGTTGGACGGTTGACCTTATCTTATTGGTGCATGTCCTTATTTCATGATTTGTGGGTGGctaacatcaaaacaaaagagagagcagTAAATAAGtagtaaatgtatgtatttgtaattACTGTAAACAAAGACCTTGGTTGACATGATGATTAGCTTCTATGCTTCATGTTGGTGCTATGATTGGTGCTAATGCCTCTTCTGAGAAAGCAGCTCTGAAGCTGCACGTGTGTTTTAAGCTCTGGAAACTGCCATGTCATATACAACCCTTTGGAAGCAAACACACCACTTGTTTTCACATCCTGAGCTCTGTAGATCAGCAACATTCATTTTCCTCATACCTGCTATCTATCAATCATAAAGGCATTGCGTCATCTAGTCAGTGACTGTCggagtttttctctctcttcagggGTTCCTGTCAGACCTGCTGACGAAGGCAAACAGAAACTACGATGAGAAGAAGCTCAAGGAGTATACACAGACAATTGTGAGTATCATTAGACTCAAGACTTTAAAGGTGACAGTGATGGTTCTAACAGCCCATAAACTGAAACAGTCCATGTACTTTTAGACTCAGTgtgattctttaaaaaaatcttttatattTAGTTATCACAAATCCCTGTTATTCTATGAATCATcatgaaaacatttctctctaCACATTTCTCTACGGTACATTGCATCTACGTTCAGCAGCAATGCCCTCATGTCCATGTGTTCA is a window of Pempheris klunzingeri isolate RE-2024b chromosome 1, fPemKlu1.hap1, whole genome shotgun sequence DNA encoding:
- the LOC139202215 gene encoding calretinin-like; this encodes MASQAQKPPQLHLAELTAAQFIDIWKHFDADGNGYIEGKELENFFKELETARRGTGVDPSNAAFKEKMKEFMASFDKNADGRIEMSELAQLLPTEENFLLCFREFVGSSSEFMAAWRRYDSDRSGYIESNELRGFLSDLLTKANRNYDEKKLKEYTQTILRMFDLNGDGKLGLSEMARLLPVQENFLLKFEGIRLTVKEFDSLFILYDKDGNGYIDEQELDALLKDLCDKNKMDLESTGLGGYKKSIMALSDGGKLYRTELEIVLCRDSTL